The sequence TTCCTCCCTTGatatgtaaatttttttctgCGGCTGCAGTTGCCGCTGAAGAAACGACTGCTGATAAAGGAATACATGCTGGTGAGGGAATTGATACCAGTATATTAACAGGTGACATAATGGCACGGGTAAAGGTACCATTCTTGTTAACAATCTTTTGGTTGTTTTTTCCAGTTGTCAAATATTTGTATCTAGTAACATTATGTGTTTTGCGTCTGCAGACATATATGGCTGATGACTCCTTTAATGGTATGTTTTCTCTTACCCCCTTCATAAGAAAATTAATCATACAATGGTTTCTCAGCATTTCCATTACTCATACTTACTAATCAGGAATCCAGCATTTGTTTTAGTTGTTACCCGTACATGAAGTCCTTCCCCATTTTATGCGCTGGTGTTGATTTGGTGCTTTTCTTTCTCTAGATATGTTGTTCAAGCTTGAGAAAGTCATTGATGAACTTGGCGGTGACATGTCGCTGTAGATAGTGAAACCTCTTCTGTGCTGAAGGAAGGCCTTAATTTGTCTCCGGTCATATATACTATGTAGTAGTAATAGTCCACGTAGTGTCCATTGCAACTACTGCGCCTGCCAAAAACATCCTTGTCTGTTCACGGGATTGGTAAGGAAAAATACGAAGTATGCACTTCTCTGGCTACCTACATTATGCCTAGATGCAATGCAGCACCGCAACTTTGGACACCGGCTGTGTTTGTAAGCAGTATCTGTATCGTGGTTATATATGTGCTCTCTACTGCCTATGCATGACTTTGTTTATATGGGCGTTGAAGTTTTGCTATGCTTTTTATGAGCGGGGTGTGGTTGTTTATGTAAAGCTCATGTTGCCCATCATGTGCGACGAACATCTTCATGCTTATTCATTTGTTGAGCTTCAACTTCAAGGCAAGGGTAACCTGATGGCCGTCGAAATCTGATGCCCGTGCATCTGTTTCTTGGTATCTAGGCTCGCGTAACAGTTATATCAGCCCAAGTGCGCGCAATGGTGCTGCGCCTGGTGCTGCGAGGGATAGCGGGTGCTGCGAGGGATAGCGATGTTGGTCAACATGGCTCTCTCAACCTGGGGAGAGAACGCAAGTGCTCAACCGCCTAGAAGGCCCGACCCTATGGAACAAGTTGTTTGGTCCCGGGGTGCGGGGGAAACTCTTAAGGTGACCTTGCCATTTCAGGTTGGCCATGGCAGGGCGAAGCGTGCTGCAGTGCcaactaggggtggtaatggactATGACCTAATAGTTCTTTCATAGTTCACTTTggcttttaaattttttagctcaaaattgtactACCTCCGTTTTTAAATATATGTCGCTTAGGACAAcctatttagttcaaaaataaactAATTTGCTTATCCTAAacgtcatatatttaagaatggagggagtataggATTAGAGTTCGATTTTTTTAGAATCCAACTTTTAGATTATCTAGACCAAATTTGACAGCGCTTTACTGCCAGCTTGCGCCTGTGACAGCACGGCCCGCAGTCGGAGGGTTGTTGCTCCTCCCATCTGGCCGTGCATACTTCTTTAGGCGGGGGAACTGTCGGACGACCGCGAGGGcagcaggggcgaagccagaccACGGGATCACCGGGGTCTTGTGCATAAAAGGATTGGGGTCATAATAATAGATACAGTAACTTTTCATTGATTTTTTCAAAAAACGTCGGGGTCGGCAGACCCCGGTGGCAAAGtgtagctccgccactggaGGGCAGGGCGCTGCCCTTTCTTCCTGAGAGGAAGGGAGGGCCCTCATTGTTGCTTTGGTTGGTGGCACCTGTTTGAATGCAACAGTACAATGGTTGTATATTGGTCCTGTTTGGTTTAGTAGCACTGGGTACTGTAGCAACTTTGACTAtcaattagagatattaaataaaggcaGCTTACAAAACTAATTCCATAACCaatgcgctacttcgcgagacagAATTTAATGAAGCTTTTGACCGCATAattagatgatggttactgtagtattattgtagcaaattatggattaattaggatcATTAATTTTTTTGCACAAAGTTGAATCTATCtatgaaaaggttttgcaaataaacatcatttagtactccatgcatataggATTCTCTTCTAGCGCTAGGTGTGCTAGAGTGAACCAAATAAGGCCATTTACGTGTCGGATTCTGAGATGATTCTGCAACGCATTACTGTAACCAGCCAGTAGCACATGATTTTGCTGAATTTCTATGAACACATCAACATGTTAATTGATTTCAGCTGGATTCCTTATGGGAGATTCAAAGGTGAGACTGTGCCTTgacaaaataaattaattaaaacatGTAGCATGTTGGCAAATACATTTtccaaagcaaagcaaagcagGTATATTCCTACTAATTAGGGTGATGTACGTAGGTAGTAGTAACACGGCCGCTCCAACCCCAAGGCGGCGAGAATACTGGCCTCGATCAGTGAAAACCACGGAAGAATCCGTTGATCAGATCGCCCATCGGATGGCGAGGGAACGGTCgtggcggccgccgctgccggagccACGGGAAGTGCGGCTGCGGCCGGAGCCACgggagctgctgctgccgctgctgctgctgcggctgcggttgctgctgctgctcctgcccgTTCACCAGCCGGCACTGCTTCCTCACCTGGCCCTTGTCCGCGCCGATGAGCACGTCCAGCATGCCCACCTTCTGCATCGCCTCCGCAAACTTCTGCTGCCACATGACCTCGTCGCGGGCGAAGGCCTCCACCATCGCCCTCGTCTGCGCGTCCTCGATGAGCGCGTTGTCCGAGGTCAGCAGGCCGCGCCTCGCGAGCAGCTCCGAGTAGTAGGCGGTGTCGAGGCTCTCCCCTGTTCGCGCGTCGAACTTCACCTTGGGCGCCTGCTGCGGGTCGTTGTTGGGGTTCTTGGGCGGGCACACCTGGCGGAGCCGCGCGGCGTAGTCCGGGTCCAGCGAAGGGTCCACGTCGGCGTCTTTGGAGAAGCCGTAGATGCGGTTGGAGAACATGAAGCAGTGGGCGCCGCCGATGGAGTGCGCGCCGGAGAGCGCCACGAGGTCCTCCTGGGTGAGCCCCCGCTGGCTGAAGAGCTCGGTGAGGCGCGGGACGTGGTGGCCCGGCACGGGGAAGTTGCCAGGGAGGTCGTCCATGTTGGAGCGCATGCCGTCACGGCGCCCGGCAGCGACGTCGTAGCTGGGGAGgcccgcggccacggcggcgtcgcgcgccGCGAAGGCGAGGATGTCGGCGCACGAGACCGTGCGCGGGCACATGGACTCCACGGTGGACTTGGCGATGTCGATGGTCCTGAGGCCGACGAGGGTGAACCCGTTGGCCGACGACTCCTTCTCCGGGACGTCGCCGGCCGGAGACTCGTCAAGGAGGATGGAAGCGTCGCAGCCCTGCACGCACgcacaggcaggcaggcaggccggccggccggccggcggcacaAGCATGGACGACGGTCAGGACATGCATGGTAATACGGTGCTGTATGTGTGCATGTCATGTCGGCATGATACACATGTGGATCGGAGCAAATAAATAATGTCCATTAATTACCGTGATGAAGCAATCGTGGAAGAAGAGGCGGATGAGGCCGGGGGCGATGCCGCGGTTCATGCCGATCTCATTGTTGACGACGTTGCGGATGGCGCCCTCGGCGTCCGGGCACGTCTGGCCATAGAACCCAACCTCCAGGCCGTCGACGATCGACGCGTCGACGGCGCCCCGGCGGACTGCCGACGCAAGCAGGGCGATAAGGAACAGCAACCGCGGCATGACGAGTTCTGGCTGCGCGCGCGCTTGTTAGCTCGCACGACTGGGAGAGCGAGCGAGGAGGCGGAGTTGGGTGACGCTGAAATTAATTGCTGCAGAGGCAGGCAAGCTTAACGACGAGCTTGATTGCAGGGGAGAAGCCACGCAATGGCCTCACATTGTTTAGCCGCTTCCTTTTTGTATAGACCCTACTAATAATAGGCGCCAAAGGTCCATTTTGCGTCGCTCCTTGCCATCCATAGATGGTACTAGTTTATAATAGTGTGGACAACCGAACCATTTTGCAGCAGAAAAGAAATTCTCGAGCGAACTGCAggacgagaaaaaaaaaggctccGAAATCTAAAATGAACAACCAAAGTGAGAAGACACAAAAGTGAGCAGCATACGTAGTGGCAAATCGCTTTGAACATAAGTGTTGGAACTTGTAGCAAGAGAGCATCAACCAAAATACTGCAGCAACCACACGAAGCAGATAACTAATCATGCTTGGCACAGATGATGAGATGAGCATACAGGATAATCAGAATGAGAATATAGGATGCTTTGTTCCTTGTTCATTGTTGGGCTGGACCACAGTGAAGCAACTTGTAATGCGCTCGGACAGGTCCACGGCGGTTAatcggccggcgccggcgtgatGGTCACAACCGCACAGGGTTTATTGAGATCAGCCAAACTTAGATGCAAATTTCAAGCTGCCAACATAACAGTGCTGGTTCTTGGGCACGCTAGCCTGATAAGTTATCTAGCCAGTATAAAGGAACTCTTCCATTGACATTGGGACCTCACGATAACAGGGCTGATTTTCTTCCACTAAGGTAATGAATTCTGTACATCAATGAGGAAAATCTCTCTCCAGTTACGGCAGAGGAACCACCTCACGGCAGCTACGGTTGTGGAAGATACAGCCTTATGCTGGTCACGAGCAGAGGCTTCGGTAGTGTTCCCGAGAAGATAACAGAATTTGTGTCGATCACGACGGCACCGATAAACGTAGTTCCTGTATCACATGGCCGAAATTGTGTACGCTCGAGTATGCAAATGCATCAGCAAGGCGACGAGATCGTCAGCGCTCCCACCCCGCAAGAGGAACCTCTGAATACAGATGGATGACACCAAGCCACGTACGTGTCAGGTGCCTCTCCATGCACCCATCCCACGCGTCGCATCACGCCCGATCCAGGCATCCAGCGCCTTGCTATAACAGATAAAGGCCGCCTCGTCATCGTACCCGTGCTCCACGCCACGCCTCTCGCCTCTCGGCACGCCATGGCCACGGCATCGGCGCGGGcacacggcggcgacggccaccagcagcagccgccgccgcaacccCACGGGCTGCGATACGAGCCCCTGCGCCGCATGCAGGGCCTGGACCTGAAGGCCGCGCTCCGTGCCAGCAGCCCGCGCGCGCCCACCGTGGCCACGGCCGCGCTCCTCGTCCCGCTGGGCGGCGCGCTGCTGGGCGCCTCGGGGCTCGCCCTGGCGGCGACACTGGCGgggctcgcgctcgccgcgccgctcctcgtGCTCTTCAGCCCGGTCATCGTGCCCGCCGCGCTGGCCGCGGCGCTCGCCGTGTCGGGCTTCCTGGCGGCGGGCGGGCTCGGCGTCGCGGGCGTCTCGGCGCTCGCGCgtatggcggggcggcggcggcagcggcggggggcTCGCCGGGATGGTGGTGCAGCCGCTGGACCACGGGGAgaagcggcgcggcgcggaagGCCCCGCGGCGTTCGTCGGCCACCGGCCCCGGGACATCGATATCGCCTAGGCGCCCGGCGTGTCCTCGGTGTTGGAGGGTCTGATTTGGATAAGCGTGATCCATTACTCCAGCATG comes from Panicum virgatum strain AP13 chromosome 4K, P.virgatum_v5, whole genome shotgun sequence and encodes:
- the LOC120705125 gene encoding peroxidase 5-like; this encodes MPRLLFLIALLASAVRRGAVDASIVDGLEVGFYGQTCPDAEGAIRNVVNNEIGMNRGIAPGLIRLFFHDCFITGCDASILLDESPAGDVPEKESSANGFTLVGLRTIDIAKSTVESMCPRTVSCADILAFAARDAAVAAGLPSYDVAAGRRDGMRSNMDDLPGNFPVPGHHVPRLTELFSQRGLTQEDLVALSGAHSIGGAHCFMFSNRIYGFSKDADVDPSLDPDYAARLRQVCPPKNPNNDPQQAPKVKFDARTGESLDTAYYSELLARRGLLTSDNALIEDAQTRAMVEAFARDEVMWQQKFAEAMQKVGMLDVLIGADKGQVRKQCRLVNGQEQQQQPQPQQQQRQQQLPWLRPQPHFPWLRQRRPPRPFPRHPMGDLINGFFRGFH